TACAAGTGGCTCGCTGCCTGATCACGACTTCATGCAGTCGTCCTGTGCTTGTCTGTGATTGGGTTCCCGTGGCGGCGGCCCCACCTGTGGTTGCGTTGGGCAGCCTCCTCTTCTTGGAGCCCAAGGAGAGGCGGTGCTGCAGGGCCTGGAAGAACTCCTGGGGGATGTGGTAGACCAGGGGCTCCggcctccctgggggggggggggggggaaccacaTGGGGGCTTTAGAGTTAGAGCTAATGCCCTGTCTTGCCGCTCTCTCGTGAAACAAGGGCTCCTATAGGTTGTTGGCCGTTGACGACCAACATGAGGTGGAGGGCAGGAACTTCTGTATTCCGTGGATATCATTTTCGAAAAATGTTTTCTGGCCGATGATGGTGGTGTGTTCAGGCCTAATGGCTGAAAGATACGATGCCATCTTACACGGCTAATAACACTAGTATTTTCTTTGATTAAAGATGATGGTTTATGGTTTTAATCTGTGAGCAGAATGGGCTTAGTGTTGCAACCTTAGTGAGTTATGAAGTGAGCTCACCTTCAGACTGGTAGTGCATGAGTTATGTAGTGAGTAGAGCTCACCATCAGACTGGTAGTGCATGAGTTATGAAGTGAGTAGAGCTCACCATCAGACTGGTAGTGCATGAGTTATGAAGTGAGTAGAGCTCACCATCAGACTGGTAGTGCATGAGTTATGAAGTGAGTAGAGCTCACCATCAGACTGGTAGTGCATGAGTTATGTAGTGAGTAGAGCTCACCATCAGACTGGTAGTGCATGAGCTATGAAGTGAGCTCACCATCAGACTGGTAGTGCATGGTCTGGTGGATCCTCTCAGTCACGCCGGCCAGCCACTGATGGAAGCCCATTGCAACGGTGTTCTCATCCACCACCTGGGAACTgcctggacgcacacacacacacacacacacacacacacacacacacacacacacacacacacacacacacacacacacacacacacacacacacacacacacacacacacacacacacacacacacacacgtacacacacatcaatagTGCGACAGAATGCACTCCCCCATAGACCCTAAACTTGATGCATGATACAGAGTTGAAAAGGTACAGACAAGATTGAAGTTAACAGGCCCTATTTTACCCCAAGGTGGAGGGTAGGTctgccattacaagccatttctaAATCGATCCATCTGCGGCATCACAAGAGGGAGTTCCATGATGGACACATCCTCCAAGTCCTCTGACGGGTGCAGTGGTAGGATGCAGCAGATACAGCCGTCAGAGGTCACAAATAGACATATCTGTGGCGAATCAACCTCACACCCTGAGGTAAAACAGGGGGAGACGTGTGAAGGTGTTAAGACAGCGACAGagcaggggaaggggagggagtggggcgCAGAGAGGTGGCGCACCTGTGCTTTTGTGGCCACTGGCGCACTGTATTTTCCTCTGAACAGGTTTCCTCTGGGAGACGGGGGCGGGCCCCGCACTCCCAGCCCCCGCAGGAGGGACCGCCGAGAGGGCTAGCAGAAGAAGAGTACGGTCCATGAGCAGTTGAAAAGGAAAAGGTTAGAGATACAGACGAGATAAGGGACAGAGGGGAAACAGGGAATCAGACGGGAGAGtaacggtacagagacagtcAGTGGCAGCATAGAACCACTGATACGAGGTTGGAGGATGGAGAAGGGTCTGCTCTAACCGAGAGGGTCATCCGGGCGGAGTCTCTTCCGTTTATGGAGAGAGCTGATTGGCTCGTGTTGTTGCAGTGACAGTTTCCCTGCCGCACAATGACTTCTGCTGGTCAATCTCCTTGACTCACCTaaaactgaacacacacacacacacacacacacacacacacacacacacacacacacacacacacacacacacacacacacacacacacacacacacacacacacacacacacacacacacacacacacacacacacacacacatacatcaaatCAATTCATTTGAGAGGAACAATAAGGCGCGGCCAGACCGACCGGGGTGTGGGTACCTTTTGGGGTGTAATTGATGAACGCATGATAATCGGAGGCCAGCTGTTCGTCACTGGCGAGGGCGCACACACAGGCGTAGAAGTGGAGACAGGGCTCCGGACCCCCTGCCGAGCCCAGCTGGGCCTGAGAGGATGCCCCCTTGCCTTTCCTGGCGCTGACCTGACAGCTACAGTGAAAAGCCTCCTCCTGCTGCGGCACATGTccgtctctgctcctccccgcCGTGCTGGAGCCGATCGTCAGGTGCAGCAGGCCCAGCGGGTGGTTGGGGTCCGAGTGGCACTTCACCACCAGTCTGTCGGCCGACACTCGCTGCACCAGCGGCCCCGGGGTCTCGGTGGCCAGCCTCCAGAGCTCGTCCCGCACCTCAACGGGCACCGGCAGCCCCTCCAGCACGGTGCTCTTCAGGGACAGGGGGCTGGCCAGGCTCTGGCACTCCATGGCCTGCTTGACGTGGACGCACACGTTGTTATTGTCCGAGGAATCCGGCCCCCCCGAAGTCCCGTCGTCGCCCATCAACTGCCCCGACGGGATAGCGTTTGACCTCTGAGCTTGCTGCCGGCAGGAGGGCAGGAAGCAGCGGCCGAGGTTGATCCTGGTGAGTAGGGTGGCACCCTCGCTGGTGGCTATGGCGGTGTCGGTGGGGACCAGCTCAACGAAGCCCAGCTGCACAGGCGCCGAACTCCGCCCCTTTTGACACACAGAGAACACCTGTacccctcctccagcctcctcctcgGTTTCCTCTCCCGAAACTGTGTCCCGCTCTCCGGCATCCAggaccaccttcaccacctccagcactaTCTTCTTGTGTCCGCTCCTCTCACCTGTGGATCCATCCCTCAGGGTAACCCCGCACGCCTTGTTCTTGCAGCTGAGCCCACGGGTGCCGTTATAGACGCCGCATTGGGGGCATTTGCGAATTCCCCGGAGTGTGGCCTTTCCCAGGTTTGAGAGGAAGgccggggtggagggggtgctGTGGCCGCCCTTCCTGCCGTCCCTGGGTCGGGCCGCTGGGCTGGGCTCGATGGGctgggaggcggaggagggatGTACTCTGGCGGGCGAGGAGGTGACTTTCAGTTCCGGATCCATTTGTACCTGCTGATCCTTTAGTAACATAGGAGGGTCTGTTAACGCAACTCAAAAACTACAGAATGCAAAGGTTTCTAGGGTTAAGATGCAGTTACATATGGGTCATTGCAGAATGTTGAATAGAAGCAAACTATTATAACTGTAAACTGTTACCTGTACTTTCATATGTTGCATTACGGTGCAAGTGATTGCTGTGTTCGTGGTAAATATATCGGATAAAACTTTCTACATCGTCCTTGTCAGGGGGCAGGTTGGATCATCATCATTGGAGATTCAACCAGATGCGGGTAGCTCCTGTATGGTCCAATTCAGTGATCGGCTCTCGACCGGCGCCATTCCTCCTTACATTCCCACGGCTGCACTGCGCCTGTAACGACGATGGTGATTGGCTAGCGAGATGATCACGTGACCGAGGGGCGGTCTTATATTACTGCTCTTTAATTCACGTCGTCGCAGATATTCAATAGAATAATGTTCATCTTATAATATATGTTGATTGAAACTCGTTTAAACCGTTCTTCCGGAAAgtattatatattacatatacaCAGGATGtggttaaatatatatatattttaaacaaaatTAGGTCACAAATAGAACCATTATTGTTTGTAGTACTAGTGGTCCTGCACTGTTAAATAATGAGATGAACTTTCATGTTTTAAGCATCGATATTTTAATGGAACAAAGCAGAACCTATGTGGTACTGATATGGTTTCTGTTGTCAAAGGAAGAAATCTGAAATAATTCTCAGGCACTGCATTGTTTTTTGAtgattatatataaaaaaagaaaataaatcgatCTTCAAATTACATCTAAAACAAAATGGGGGCTCAATGCACACAAAATGTAATCCTTTTCATTAATACGGGTCATGAAAGTGCACTTCAATACATAAAATAACCAAAGCAATGTAATTTTCCATTGGGGACACTTGGCACTGTATCTAATGCCACCCTGCCCCCTGCCCTAAATGTACAACAAATGTGGACAAAACATCTCCTGGTGACATTTATACAATCTCACATTAAACACAAACTGCATTAACATCAACCCTTCGTCAAAGAGTAGGCAAGCTTTCTTgaaacatttgtcaaaatgtcgATCCAGCTTCAGTAGAACCGAAAGACTGAGTCACGTTTGTGTTAAATAACAGCGATATTTAGAGAAAGGTGAAAGGAATGCAAAAGGATTAGAGTAGATCCTGAATTTGCAACAGCTAATTGTCCTGTAAAAGTAAGCAAGAGTCATATAATTTGTGCAACGTTTTGTCTGCCTTTTAACGTAAGAACCACGGCAGAAGTCCCTGCAAGTCATTTGAAAATCGAATAAGAAAAATAGGACTTTCATTTCATCCATCTTTCCTGAACAAAAATATCTTGTTTCATGTCATTCCATTGTAGCATTGCTTATATTTATTCTTAAATTTGACAAAACACGAAATTGTCGAACCTAATATGTGAAATCCAACCTGACAAACAGAAGTAACTCCTAATATCTTTATcagtaacaaaataaaaacgctgTAGACCCTTCTTGGGTCCAACATGAGCGGGCATTTTTCTTGTTAATAgaatttcaacacacacacacacacacacacacacacacacacacacacacacacacacacacacacacacacacacacacacacacacacacacacacacacacacacacacacacacacacacctttcatcCACCTAAAATGTACAGACTTGTGTAAGTGTATGAGCTGGCCTacgccccttccccccctccccattatAGATTAATAATCACGTGTGCTATAATGATGGAGCACACGTACAACCCCGCCCCTCTTTGTCCTCAGTATTGCATCTTCAGGTAGCATCCAGGTGATGGCGGCCACGCTCTCTGGGCCGCCCATCAGTGTGGGTGGTAGCCGGCCGTGCTCATGCCCGTCTGATTGGCTAAAACCGCTCCGTTCATTCCTTGTCCCGGTTCGCCCATGCCGGCTTCACTCACGGCGCCCACGCCAGTCCAGCCAGCGCCTGCGTGCAGACCGCTgtggagcaacacacacacaggaagaccaCGAAGACAAGGTTATAGACCATTATTTATATTGTAAATTacctgcatttatatagcactacactgaccagtggccactcaaagagctttacaatattgcctaacccattcataaaaacaaatagttaattattttttttatcatcatcattattgtGATTAGGATTAAATTAATACATCAAATAAAAAAGCGTTGGTTTTGCAGTTCTTGTTTTAAATTGATGTGCTACTACTGTAGCCTCCTAATTCCCCATCTCCCTAATTAAGTCTCATCACAGCAGCAGCTAGGGAGCCAAAGTCATGAAGAGGAGTCAACAGAAAACAtggatgcacttattgtatgttgcatTTCCTTTgaattaaaaatagtacttagcatcttatcctagccatTGTTGTTTTATACAGGGTTAAAACAGGTTAACCTagtaattgtaattgtttggCACTTGATTCTATGAACATCATTACTGttccaacagcgatatattgctTATCttttttctgacaaatgtacatatGGTAagttgctttgaataaaagcgtctgctaaataccctcaatgtaaatgtaacagaACCATCAGGAAGCAGCACAGCTCACCTGTAGCCCTGCTGGTTCCAGGGCTGTCCGTAGACCCCGTAGGAGGGCATCTGCCAGCCGCTGGCAACGTACTGGCCCACCTGCTGGCCCACCTGCTGGGTGTTGCCGTACCACTGGCCCCACTGGCCCCCAACCCCGCCGTACTGCTGCACCGGGAAGCCCACCTTGTTCTTCTGAGGGAACACAGTGGACAATCACACAAGGGCCAATCACACAGGGGCCAGAAGACCGGTCCCACTCCTCTGAAGGAACACGGTGCTCTAAAATGTCAAAATTCATTAGTGATTTCAATGTTAATATTAAAAACGCATCCTCCAACTGATATCAACCAGGAACACTAAATGCTGGCCCACTTGTACTGCTCTTTGTTTACAAGTCACACAGCCTGTCAGAGTGGATACGATTTGTCATCACGTTGGTTACGAGTCTGAACACCGCCCATTAACTGCGAGGAGCTCAGTCTCAAACATAAAGACACATCAAATTGGATTTTCATTCCGTGCCAGTTCTATTTTTAGTACGTGAGCATAATGGGCTTAGTACAGAGCCCGCATGCACAAATAATTATCTCTTGTCCggtgtttcccctatatgcacCTGAAATATGAACACCGCtgctgaatttcttttttttgacaaGAGGCGAGGAGAGCTTCAGCTTATCTCTTTAAATTacgaatgttatattattttgcgctACCCAAAATAATAGAACATTCCGTGCGCT
The nucleotide sequence above comes from Gadus chalcogrammus isolate NIFS_2021 chromosome 4, NIFS_Gcha_1.0, whole genome shotgun sequence. Encoded proteins:
- the c4h2orf42 gene encoding uncharacterized protein C2orf42 homolog isoform X2; amino-acid sequence: MQHMKVQDQQVQMDPELKVTSSPARVHPSSASQPIEPSPAARPRDGRKGGHSTPSTPAFLSNLGKATLRGIRKCPQCGVYNGTRGLSCKNKACGVTLRDGSTGERSGHKKIVLEVVKVVLDAGERDTVSGEETEEEAGGGVQVFSVCQKGRSSAPVQLGFVELVPTDTAIATSEGATLLTRINLGRCFLPSCRQQAQRSNAIPSGQLMGDDGTSGGPDSSDNNNVCVHVKQAMECQSLASPLSLKSTVLEGLPVPVEVRDELWRLATETPGPLVQRVSADRLVVKCHSDPNHPLGLLHLTIGSSTAGRSRDGHVPQQEEAFHCSCQVSARKGKGASSQAQLGSAGGPEPCLHFYACVCALASDEQLASDYHAFINYTPKVLGESRRLTSRSHCAAGKLSLQQHEPISSLHKRKRLRPDDPLGSSQVVDENTVAMGFHQWLAGVTERIHQTMHYQSDGRPEPLVYHIPQEFFQALQHRLSLGSKKRRLPNATTAVVRTELPLGSYSKYSWHITSLLQVKQIFDTPELPLELTQSFVRNIDGSYSPFRCPDPPCESEAVAMGYRTDKPQVIRPLELRTFLKVGTWAEDPKEATPFLIEWTPDLLPLARLGELRIGFEFGHQQSGQSEHGMCEGAGTARAVGTARNKLSAEHAGAHTLEILQVVA
- the c4h2orf42 gene encoding uncharacterized protein C2orf42 homolog isoform X1 translates to MQHMKVQDQQVQMDPELKVTSSPARVHPSSASQPIEPSPAARPRDGRKGGHSTPSTPAFLSNLGKATLRGIRKCPQCGVYNGTRGLSCKNKACGVTLRDGSTGERSGHKKIVLEVVKVVLDAGERDTVSGEETEEEAGGGVQVFSVCQKGRSSAPVQLGFVELVPTDTAIATSEGATLLTRINLGRCFLPSCRQQAQRSNAIPSGQLMGDDGTSGGPDSSDNNNVCVHVKQAMECQSLASPLSLKSTVLEGLPVPVEVRDELWRLATETPGPLVQRVSADRLVVKCHSDPNHPLGLLHLTIGSSTAGRSRDGHVPQQEEAFHCSCQVSARKGKGASSQAQLGSAGGPEPCLHFYACVCALASDEQLASDYHAFINYTPKVLGESRRLTSRSHCAAGKLSLQQHEPISSLHKRKRLRPDDPLALSAVPPAGAGSAGPAPVSQRKPVQRKIQCASGHKSTGSSQVVDENTVAMGFHQWLAGVTERIHQTMHYQSDGRPEPLVYHIPQEFFQALQHRLSLGSKKRRLPNATTAVVRTELPLGSYSKYSWHITSLLQVKQIFDTPELPLELTQSFVRNIDGSYSPFRCPDPPCESEAVAMGYRTDKPQVIRPLELRTFLKVGTWAEDPKEATPFLIEWTPDLLPLARLGELRIGFEFGHQQSGQSEHGMCEGAGTARAVGTARNKLSAEHAGAHTLEILQVVA